A window of Rhododendron vialii isolate Sample 1 chromosome 11a, ASM3025357v1 genomic DNA:
ACCTTTTTCGTATGTTGCATTAtcctctttatttttctttcctcaatTTAGCGACTGAGCAtacttgaattttttggagTAGGTAGGTAGTATGCATTTGTGTGTACTACTATGGATGGCTCACTGACATTGTGGAAATTCGATACACTAATGATACAAAATACGTGATGTTCAAGTGTGACTGGATTGATAATATTCATGGGAAGAAAGAAGACGCCTTCAAATTTACATCGGTCAATTTCAACCATTTGTTGTACCGAGAGGATCAAGCTACCAATGAACCTTACATTTTGGCATCCCAAGCAGAACAGGTTTGGTATGCTTAATGAGAAGTTGATGGCTCATCTCGGGCGTATGGGGGCTCAAATGGCCTTATTTCAGACCAACAGAGGGACAAATTAAACTGAACAGGTGGTTTCTaaatgtttggatttttttttttgtatatagatTTAAAGCATGTCATAGTGACAAATGGTATTTGGTATATTATAGGTTTCGAATGTCGCTAGGAGGCAACCTATAATTAGGGCCTATGTGGGAAATGACTTCCAAGATGGTGACCAAGGTTCCTCTCCTTTACCAGCACATTCTCCACAACTTGATGGACATGTATGTTCAGTTTAAGTTCCAGTAAACACATGTAAAGGTATTCAGCATTTATTATTCTTGAAGCATATTTAGTGTGGTTCAAAGAGGTTTTTCTGGAATACCCATGATAGATTGCTTTTgtgatgaatatatatatatatatggtattgTCATATGGACAGCAAGATTCAGTCAGGTGTACGGACATTAGTATTTAAGGAAACTAACTAATCTGGTTGTAAATTAACTTTAGTGTAATAAACGTGCGAATTCAACTACTTGATGCGACCAAAGGATGTCAACCAAGACTGTCCAAACCACTTACTATTAAGTTTACCGTTAGTTGATATAGCTGTGTTGGAGCATTTTCTCCGTAAGGCAGATCTGAAATCTGCAAATTCTACTCGACTTGTCTGTGCTTGTGGTTACAAGAATGACAAAGGGCATATTGACCCGTAGTCTTCCgtcaataattttgtttttgtatattCTGGCTTTTTTGCCCCCAACTCCGATCATTAACGGGCATGAAAGTGTCCTATGAAATCATCTCCTATTCGTATTGAATGAAGGGTTGACTAGACCCGAGAATGAGAATCAAGGGCTAAATAACGCCTTAggatttctatttctattttcttACTGACCCTCTCGTGCCACTGCTCTGTCGCTGCCAATCATTAATGGGCATGAAAGTGTCCTATGAAATCTTAGGGATGTGTGTGAAGATACCATCGCAACcagacaaaaaaagaaggggggaataggaaaagggaaaaaaaaggagattaAGGGCCAGCCTCCATATACAAAAAAACTGCTACAGAAAGTATACAAAAATCTGGACGCTTATCTGCCCCAAACCGACTGTCCGAATCATTGTTGCCTTCAAATTTAAGAAAGAtcctgtaacaactccgatttttagtaaataaaaatctcgttgtttattcaaattctttaatttctcttggatggctttATAATTTTCTCGTTGATTTCTATTTGGATTTTAGGCCTTTAAAAtttgtttcttgattaaaagccctacttggcaaatatagttagcttctaaccaattagttagagaaacctaactaccaaaccatttagttaccttttaaccattacccattggacaataaaagttagggaaacttttatccattggacaatatgATTTCCATTAAAATATCTAAGTTAGATTTGttaggtacatatatacaattatatatagatatatatatgtcCACATGattaaaaggacatgtagtctgtCAAAGTCTTATTTAAGTATTACCTTattctttttatccattggtcaataaccgctaaggaaattattacccattggataatagcattaGTCTTGCCAACAAGTACAATGGTTATTTTAttaaatcatttcctagatttcccatgggatgatatatgtatatatatatatatatatatatatgtgtgtgtgtgtgtatgtactttATAATATATTACCCTAAGATATCCTAAGTACATAACCTAGTATTATAATAAGatcatgtgcctaattggactattttaatggggaattttgatcttataattttatattggatattggaaatctacctagatcTCATGGTACTATAATATACATATTTGGacttgtacacacacacacacacacacacacacacacacatatatatatatatatatatataaacctacAAAACACGTGTTTATTTGAATTGTTTAATCGAAAATCTTGACTTGATATTTTattagatcacatagtaccttaagtacatttttatatatatgtattcatTAGTACAAGAAGTATATCTATACATATATGTactagtactaggagagagagagagagagagagagagagagagagagagaggccgggagagaaagagagagagagtgatgtgtgtgcatgtgttgctcACTCAATCTAGTCAACTTCTTTTGGCCAACTTCTCACACAATCAAGTACAACCAAATCTAGATTTTCCTTACTCTTCCATATACAAACAAGTGTCCTAAGTACTAGACAAGACTAGGAACCCTTTAGAATAACCTAAACTTGTCCTAGAATGGatgagaaagaaggaaagatcTTGCATGCTTTCAAGGCTTGAAATGACAACACAATGGAACAAAATCCATTGGacaaagagagggagagtggccggccaagagggaggagagaggaccaagattttggctataaatacaAGGCCATTCCAAGTcattctcacaccttcactcctttgctctcacttctctctagaaaccattttcgttttccagacagcctactgcccttcacaaatcctcatttttctcctgcttaaagtagttctTAGAACCAACgcccttcgggaaagttgtagagcacttcgagaccttcaagttagacccaagaaccaccctaatcagtcaagaaatgacaaagatactaacatccgaagttcagtaaaaatcttggatttccagttccagacagcatactgtctcttcctttatcaccatttttctcctacctaaagtagcttctaggatcaacttccttcacaaaagttgtagagcacttctagagcttcgatttcgacccaagaacaaTCATATTCGACCAAagattgaccaagttactgccatccaaagtttggtccaaatttgcgagtttcaccacccgtagaattttccaactagcttattcggccccgactagtttcggatcaaggtagattaatctctactcattctcccttGTATAACTTTAGTTGTTTTTGCTTATGATacggcaagttaaagtattagaaATAATTAGCAAGTTCGTTTTactaaaatcttgaaatgaaattacaATTGTAGAATCATCTTATTCCCTatccctaagtatatgtaggATTCTTTGTTCACCAACTCTACGTATAAGAACCgcatgttagaaagtagaatgtccttactctttagttcaaagtataacatggAATATGTCTaggtagataaggttatctatcttGTGTTCGGATTGCATGATAGGCAAcgacttattttcgctaaagaAAGTATGAACATGATGAATAATTGATTGTTACTCCattaaacatatgttgtttataacttcccacaaaagaagaaagaacggttttcgaaagatagaaacttaatcattgatagaagtattcgtattttgatctttatgataGTTATGAGTTTGCATACAtaaattgcttgtattactagtGGTATAATGTTGAGTTGGATGTTCTTGTTagttaaagatttcaatgaatgatgtcatatgtgaaaagtcctaccgcggattcgatgcatgaaaacgagacatggaaatcgagaaagtagaaacatgacacctagggtgttgtTAATGAATAGGcatgttttgaaaagggtgaaatgttttggaaatcgcaatgtggttggacgtggtagcccattgtatggtgtgtgttttgtgtgccaatgggaacccgggacggcggaaccattgtgaggatactcgggagaccggaacggcggaaccgaggttgggtgtgtggtttggttatcctcggagaggagccaatgcaatgtgtgccaatggaaacccgggacggcggaaccattttaaggatactcgagagaccggaacggcggaaccgaggttgggtgtgttaaaaacgatttttaaaatgtgatatggttatgaaatgtggaaaatggtgacacagtctacgaggaatcgcgtaggagaaactcagaaaatcatagacaccaacgttagtttggataatgaatgtggatgtgtcattgtttgttaaatatgtttgaactatgtggaaatcgttgattttatggtctattatttgtaagttaagggttagagggtatgggttattctattgagcgttgtagctcatggtgttacctttttggtgaccctgacatattatattggtggcgacgccggtataatgtgtcagacctcatagatgaacaggacgagctgtatacattggaggccttcagagccgaggagcttgctaggatggaagagcaggcggagcagtagttaggaaccctagttccctcctttgttggttaaaagtactcttttaagactttgtgatgtaataatgagccagactcactttgtttttgtaataaaatgtcttattaacatacccagaatttgggggcgttacagatcCACCTTTTTGTCTTGTAATTATATGGACGTTAACCCCATGTGACCTTAATTTGCTGCATTTCTTTGCTTGTATAATCAATTCTACACTCAGCTtcaatatatgtatatatactcgACAACTTGTCCAGTTGCTCTTCAAACTTGGAACAGAACCAGCCACTTCAATCTTCAAGGTGCATGGATTTACATTGCCTTGATGATGGTACCTGAATCTTTGTCTAGCTGATTTCTTTTATCACTATATGGTCAGCAAATATAAAAATGTGAGTACTAAACCTTGCTTCTGATTGTAGGATGGTCAAAAAGTATGCTTGGTGAGTTACACTATTCCAAAACACGATGTGGCGGAGGGAATTGTTATTAGTAAGGACCCGTTGGTGAAAGTAGATGGAAAGCcattgggttttgatttttggaaagtgctcattaagaaaacaaaatacctAATGCTTCTTTGGAAATACCTCGCAAAAAATTTCGCACAGTTGGAGTTGGAGAAGCTGTTGGCTGCCCTGTTGCTTGGAGGTCTTGTGATGTATGTTAATTACGATAAAACATTATTGTTTCATGTGATTGGAAATGCATATATCGATCAGCATCTTATTctcatatattttcttttttgggtgtttgtcgAGGAATAAAGTGTGCAACGATGAACAAGCTAGATGCAATATTTTGGGTTCCGCTTGTTTTGCATTCTAACCGAGGTTCTTATTTTGTTGAGGACTTAACTGTGCAACGATCAAGAAGATGCAATATTTTGGGTTTCACTTATTTTGCGTTGTAGTGTTAAACAAACTAAACTGAGGTTCCTGTTTTGTTTGACGTACTATTGGCTATGTCTATTTTAGGTTTTATTTCCGGAACATATTACTCTCGGGAGTATTCGAgtattgttatatatatatatatggatctCTTGGGATTGAATGAATGGGTAAGTTGTGAAAATTGGCtgcgttttttgatcaaatgacGGTTTTTGTATTATAGACATGTTTTGGATGGAGTGGTGGTGTTTCATATGTCCAGAAAATTATGCAGGCTAGCTAGCATATATTAGATGCCCGGCCAATGTACATAAAGCTTTTAGTTGGCTGTTTAGgtgttctctttttttgtgaCAGCATATGCCCGACACAAAAAGACGAAAGATATATCTGAACCATTGGCGATGGCGTGGGCCGacgaaaaaaatgtttttagcaTCGGCACGACCACCCGATGCTAATTACCTtatgattttcaaattttttgagtCGGGAAGAATGCCGAtgcaaacaaactattagagaCAGCACATGTCGACGCAATAACTGTGCGACGGCACATGCCGACGCAAAAACCTTTTTGAGACCCCACCATTTTTGTCCCCCAAATGCCGACGCGTTGCCGACGCAAAAAACAAGTCCCGTCGCAAAAGGTGTCCCTGCCGACGCAAATAGGTCGACGCAAATAGCATATTCTCTTGTAGTGATTCTAGACCCACCAATGGGTGAGGTGCTAggcagggggtatcgggatACCTTTAATTGGCCTGGCATGAGTAATCGCTCGTAACACATTCTAGACCCACCAACGGGGTGAGGTGCTAGGCAGGGGGTATTaggatcccttaattggcccggtAGGAGCATTCGCTAATGACACATTACGAGGAAAAGAAACTGAGTTACGAGATTGATTAAATGATGGCTAATGTGGAAGTATGTAAGAACGGTTGAAGTGGGATATTGCTTCTTCAAACTATGTTTGTTATTTGCTAGAGTTGTAAATACTTTGCTTCTGTTGATTCATTTATATTGGATTATTTTGATGCCTTTACATGAAGTTGAGTACATGGGCACTTATTGATATTTTGGGTACGATAAAAAGAATTTGGTGAATTGTTTGGCATAATGTATAGTTGATATATGTCGAGGTGCGAAACATTAAtgaatgtcttttttttttgttgggatttTGCAAGTTAAACTAATAATAGAGACTAGATGATGGTGATTCGTTAGATGGTAAATTGAGTTTTAAAATAGATGGCGTGGGTGTGTGTCATGTGTGAAAGGGAgttctaagttttttttttaaagttgggATTGTATTTTATACTCTACTTGTAGTCAAAAAGTCGCTCCTATTATAATGTCCCTTAGCACTTATCATATCATGTACATCTAAAGTTAGTAGAGATTTTTCCTACTGGACAAGTGTATGCTCAACCCTTTATTTTTTAGGTACAAATCAAGGTCAGTAGCATGGGGTGATTGACGTGCATTGTTGGACCCACAATTAATTGAGAGCTTACATAGGAGAGTTACCGTATCACCTTATGTAgaatccttttattttttttcttaaaaatgtAACTCTATTGTCATATAATAAAGTTGGGACGATTGTAAAATTATTATCTCTTTTCTTCCTTCGATAACTTCTGGATTGTTAGGCTTTGGTCCCTTCGAGGTAAATGATGAAAGAATTTTGGCATGGTTTTTATGGAATTTATTGTATGGAaatgatgatatttttatttatgagaaatttattaattctatgtttaaaatcgagggctTGACATGGGATGTGTGATCCTTCTGGTGATATCAGCAACACTCCAATTCTGAATCCCTTTTGATTGGCAGCTCCATCAAAATATAGCTTCCAAACATTTTCTACCATAGTCATTACTTCTTCGTCAGCGAATTTCAATGCAGCGTCTTCCAACCCTTCAATCGGATGGTCTACTAAGAACACAGCGATTGCTCTTCCTTTAATGGACTTCCTTGTGACATACGTAAGTACAAACTCTGCCAGCAAGAGCAGctaacgtgctaacttaccattAAGTGTGGGCTTCTCAAACATATATTTGACAGGGTCCATTTGAGAAATCAGCACTACTGAGTAAGCAAGCATGTAGTGTCTTAGCTTTTTGGAGGCCCAGAAaagagcccaacatgtctttttcTAGTGAAGTGTACCTTTCCTCGCATCCAACCATCTTTTTTCTTAGatagtaaattttcttttcaacccCATCGTCTCCCTTTTGTGCTAGCATGCACCACATTGAGGATGAGGTgacggacaagtataggatcaaaggttttcttGGGACAGGCAGCATTAGAACAGATGGATTTTGAAGATATCTCCAAATCGCATCGAAGGCCCTTTGGTACTTGTCGTCGCACTTGAATTGGACtcccttcttgagtagacgaaacatcagctcgcaagtcaaagttaacttgaTGTTTAGCACAAAAAGCATTCAAGGACTAAGCATGGgcatgccaagacttgtcgcgtccaatGTAAAGGACTGGATGCCCTTTTTTGACTTCTAACCATGAGAGCAAAAGAGTGTGATCTTAAGGGTGAGATCACAagtggttcgtggtttgccacaaTGGTTGTGGACTTCATAATTTTCTAACTGTAGTG
This region includes:
- the LOC131306760 gene encoding uncharacterized protein LOC131306760; translation: MAVAVPRGRLEAVSDWAPTVCAAVVRDDGTSGSGAVQALALTLTCELMFRLLKKGVQFKCDDKYQRAFDAIWRYLQNPSVLMLPVPRKPLILYLSVTSSSMWCMLAQKGDDGVEKKIYYLRKKMVGCEERYTSLEKDMLGSFLGLQKAKTLHACLLSSADFSNGPCQIYV